The Thermosynechococcus sp. genome has a segment encoding these proteins:
- the serA gene encoding phosphoglycerate dehydrogenase, whose translation MPKVLVSDPIEQVGLDLLAQVAQVDVKIGLSEEELIKIIPDYDALMIRSGTKVTKEVIEAANQLKIIGRAGVGVDNVDVPAATRKGIMVVNSPEGNTIAAAEHTLAMMLSLARHIPDANAAVKAGQWDRKRFTGVEIYKKTLGIIGLGKIGSHVATVARAMGMKLLAYDPYLSTERAEQLGCRLVELDVLFAESDFITLHLPKTPETQHLINAKTIAKMKPTARIINCARGGIIDEAALVEALKSGRLAGAALDVFENEPLEADSPLRGLGMEAILTPHLGASTEEAQVNVAIDVAEQIRDVLLGLPARSAVNIPGLRPEVLEKLAPYMQLAETLGNLVGQLAGGRVESLEVRLQGELATNDSQPIVIAALKGLLSPALRERVNYVNAGLEAKERGIRVVETRDESQRDYAGSLTLIAKSPSVTRSVSGALLSHNELRITSIDDFPISVAPTRYMLLTLHRDMPGIIGKIGTQLGSFNVNIASMQVGRKMVRGNAVMVISLDDPLPEGLLEEILKVPGIRDAYIVNL comes from the coding sequence ATGCCCAAGGTTCTGGTTTCCGATCCCATTGAACAGGTGGGGCTTGATTTGCTTGCCCAAGTGGCACAAGTAGATGTCAAAATCGGCCTCTCAGAGGAAGAACTGATCAAAATTATTCCCGACTACGATGCCCTCATGATTCGATCGGGAACCAAGGTCACGAAAGAGGTGATTGAGGCTGCCAACCAACTGAAAATTATTGGCCGGGCTGGGGTGGGTGTAGATAACGTTGATGTGCCTGCCGCCACTCGCAAAGGGATTATGGTGGTCAACTCTCCGGAGGGCAACACCATTGCTGCTGCGGAGCACACCTTAGCGATGATGCTCTCCCTTGCCCGTCATATTCCCGATGCCAATGCTGCGGTTAAAGCGGGCCAGTGGGATCGCAAACGCTTCACAGGGGTAGAAATTTACAAGAAAACCCTTGGCATTATTGGCTTGGGTAAAATTGGCTCCCATGTAGCCACGGTTGCCCGGGCCATGGGGATGAAACTCCTTGCCTATGACCCCTATCTTTCAACGGAGCGAGCTGAACAACTGGGCTGCCGCCTTGTGGAGTTGGATGTTCTCTTTGCGGAGTCAGACTTTATTACACTGCACTTGCCAAAGACTCCCGAAACGCAGCATCTGATCAACGCTAAAACTATTGCTAAGATGAAGCCCACGGCCCGCATTATTAACTGTGCGCGGGGCGGCATTATTGATGAGGCAGCCCTTGTGGAAGCGCTCAAGAGTGGTAGGCTGGCGGGGGCGGCCCTCGATGTCTTTGAAAATGAACCCCTTGAGGCCGATTCTCCCCTGCGGGGTCTGGGCATGGAAGCCATCTTGACTCCCCACTTGGGGGCGTCTACTGAGGAAGCACAGGTGAATGTGGCTATTGATGTCGCTGAGCAAATTCGCGATGTCCTCCTGGGATTGCCGGCGCGATCGGCAGTGAATATCCCCGGTCTGCGTCCAGAGGTCCTAGAAAAACTAGCGCCCTATATGCAGTTGGCGGAAACCCTTGGTAACTTGGTGGGGCAGTTGGCTGGTGGTCGGGTCGAGTCTCTGGAAGTCCGTTTGCAAGGAGAACTGGCCACTAATGACAGTCAGCCCATTGTGATTGCTGCGCTGAAGGGGTTGCTTTCCCCAGCCTTGCGGGAGCGGGTCAACTATGTGAATGCTGGGTTAGAAGCCAAGGAGCGGGGAATTCGCGTAGTTGAGACTCGCGATGAGTCGCAGCGCGACTATGCCGGCTCCCTGACGTTGATTGCCAAAAGCCCATCGGTGACGCGCTCGGTGTCTGGAGCTTTGCTCTCCCACAATGAATTGCGCATCACCAGTATTGATGACTTTCCCATTAGTGTGGCGCCAACCCGTTATATGCTGCTGACATTGCACCGCGATATGCCCGGCATTATCGGCAAGATTGGCACCCAGTTGGGGAGTTTCAATGTCAACATTGCCAGTATGCAGGTGGGACGCAAGATGGTGCGCGGCAATGCGGTGATGGTGATTAGCTTGGACGATCCCCTACCCGAAGGACTCTTGGAGGAAATCCTCAAGGTCCCCGGTATTCGGGATGCCTATATCGTGAATTTGTAG
- the prmA gene encoding 50S ribosomal protein L11 methyltransferase: MVQRWWEITVTCQAEAEELVYWRLQSFGCQGTATQLQQGRVLIQGYVPQQQVTLLDIAALGVWIEQDVVAQGYLSPKLHWQLVNEQDWAHSWQAYWHPIPVGDRLLICPAWEMPPLDNTRLVIKLDPGMAFGTGTHETTQLCLEALEMQLDQTFEPLPPTVIADIGCGSGILAIASLSLGAQKAYAVDTSDLAVTATQRNAELNGIGADQLIVRQGSWEQVLELVDGVVCNILASVIIEILPHLPAIVKPKGWGIFSGILLDQADRVAEQLKQQGWSLGSVWRRNEWCCLNARFERLPD, from the coding sequence GTGGTGCAGCGTTGGTGGGAAATTACCGTCACTTGCCAAGCTGAGGCGGAAGAGCTGGTCTATTGGCGCCTGCAATCCTTTGGCTGTCAAGGAACGGCAACTCAACTACAGCAGGGACGGGTGTTGATCCAAGGCTATGTGCCGCAGCAGCAGGTGACCTTACTGGATATTGCTGCCCTAGGGGTTTGGATTGAGCAGGATGTGGTGGCCCAGGGCTATCTCTCGCCAAAACTCCACTGGCAGTTGGTGAACGAGCAGGATTGGGCCCATAGTTGGCAAGCCTATTGGCACCCGATACCCGTGGGCGATCGCCTGCTGATTTGTCCCGCTTGGGAAATGCCGCCCCTCGATAACACACGCTTGGTCATCAAACTGGATCCCGGCATGGCCTTTGGCACAGGCACCCATGAAACCACCCAGCTTTGCCTTGAAGCCCTAGAGATGCAATTGGATCAGACCTTTGAGCCGCTGCCGCCCACGGTAATTGCTGATATTGGCTGTGGTAGTGGCATTCTGGCGATCGCCAGCCTCTCGCTGGGGGCACAAAAAGCCTATGCCGTGGACACCTCGGATCTTGCCGTCACCGCCACTCAACGGAATGCAGAACTGAATGGCATTGGAGCCGACCAGTTGATTGTCCGCCAAGGAAGTTGGGAGCAGGTTCTCGAACTCGTTGATGGGGTCGTCTGTAACATTTTGGCCTCTGTGATTATTGAGATTCTGCCCCACTTGCCCGCAATTGTGAAACCCAAGGGCTGGGGTATCTTTAGTGGCATTCTCTTGGATCAAGCAGATCGTGTTGCAGAACAACTGAAACAACAGGGCTGGAGCTTGGGGAGTGTCTGGCGACGGAACGAGTGGTGTTGTCTCAATGCTCGCTTTGAACGTTTGCCAGACTAA
- a CDS encoding glycosyltransferase family 4 protein, which yields MALHIAWLGKKSPPCGNVTYSREITNGLLDRGYQVSFLHFAQEDEQEAEREGEMPDVTLPCLYKSQVYTLPSLRANKVLVESLKKLKPDIVHASLTLSPLDFFLPDICEELKIPLVATFHPAYSEKYRTLTAGTALMTYQLYAPFLARYDRVIVFSQSQKELLIRLGVGAETLRVIPNGVDTRKYTPGPSTAKEDFKARYLYVYQGRMAIEKNVEALLRAWCAAEMPSDCKLLMVGGGALMPSLMANYGPEQNILWLGSIINDQERLQILRGCDVFILPSQIEGLSLSLLEAMACGLACLATDVGADGEVLTGAGIVLNPQYVKTQLQALLPIFYQHPEMIRLLGDKARQRVLQRYSLSHNLDRLEACYQEVMTSYSLLRPAAKVKS from the coding sequence GTGGCTTTACATATCGCGTGGCTTGGCAAAAAATCTCCCCCCTGTGGCAATGTCACCTATAGTCGTGAAATTACCAATGGCCTATTGGATCGCGGTTATCAGGTGAGCTTTCTGCATTTTGCCCAAGAGGATGAACAGGAAGCTGAGCGCGAAGGTGAGATGCCAGATGTAACGCTCCCTTGCCTCTATAAATCGCAAGTCTATACCCTGCCCTCCCTGCGAGCCAACAAAGTTCTGGTTGAATCCCTCAAGAAACTCAAACCCGATATTGTCCACGCCTCATTGACCCTGTCTCCCCTCGATTTCTTTCTTCCTGACATCTGCGAAGAGTTAAAGATTCCCCTAGTTGCCACATTTCATCCTGCCTATAGCGAAAAGTATCGTACCCTAACGGCGGGTACCGCCTTGATGACTTACCAGCTCTATGCCCCCTTTTTAGCTCGCTATGACCGCGTAATTGTCTTTTCCCAATCGCAAAAGGAACTGCTGATTCGTCTTGGGGTCGGTGCTGAGACCCTGCGAGTGATTCCCAATGGGGTGGATACGCGCAAATATACCCCAGGACCTTCTACGGCCAAAGAGGACTTTAAGGCGCGCTACCTCTATGTCTACCAAGGGCGAATGGCCATTGAGAAAAATGTTGAAGCGCTCCTGCGCGCTTGGTGCGCAGCAGAAATGCCCTCGGATTGTAAGTTGCTGATGGTGGGGGGTGGGGCGCTGATGCCCTCACTGATGGCGAATTACGGTCCGGAGCAAAATATTCTCTGGCTCGGCTCGATCATCAATGATCAAGAACGGCTGCAAATTTTACGTGGCTGTGATGTCTTCATCCTGCCCTCGCAAATTGAGGGGTTATCCCTTTCGCTCCTAGAGGCCATGGCCTGTGGCTTGGCCTGCTTGGCCACTGATGTCGGTGCTGATGGTGAAGTGCTCACCGGTGCCGGCATTGTCTTGAATCCCCAGTATGTGAAAACCCAGTTGCAGGCGCTGCTGCCCATTTTTTATCAACATCCGGAAATGATTCGCCTCCTGGGGGACAAAGCCCGTCAACGAGTGCTGCAGCGCTATAGCCTTAGTCACAACTTGGATCGCCTAGAGGCCTGTTATCAAGAAGTGATGACCTCCTATTCTTTGCTGCGACCTGCGGCCAAGGTGAAAAGCTAG
- a CDS encoding ABC transporter ATP-binding protein translates to MAEPLVELRGVCKAFGNKPVLNGVDLVIYPQDALVILGPSGTGKSTLLRIIAGLLAPDRGEVYVAGQRRQGLRQDGLCRLRMSMVFQQSALFDSLTVAENVGFYLYQHTRLPEARIREIVSEKLAMVGLSGIEDLYPAQLSGGMRKRVSFARAIVDNPEDPDDDPYLLLYDEPTAGLDPIASTVIEDLIRELQEKTGHAYVVVTHQNSTIEHTGDRLILLYQGRIYWEGTQREAQTTDNPYLRQFLSGDVNGPIRIIDQVGTAAL, encoded by the coding sequence ATGGCCGAACCATTGGTAGAGCTGCGCGGTGTCTGCAAAGCCTTTGGCAATAAGCCTGTCCTCAATGGTGTGGATTTAGTGATTTATCCCCAGGATGCCCTTGTGATTCTGGGACCTTCTGGGACTGGCAAGTCAACGCTTCTGCGAATTATTGCTGGGTTACTTGCTCCTGATCGGGGCGAAGTTTATGTGGCCGGTCAACGCCGCCAAGGCTTACGCCAGGATGGTCTGTGCCGGTTGCGCATGAGCATGGTCTTTCAGCAATCTGCCCTCTTTGACTCCCTCACGGTTGCTGAGAATGTTGGCTTTTATTTGTACCAGCACACCCGTTTGCCCGAAGCCCGCATCCGCGAAATTGTCAGTGAAAAACTGGCGATGGTCGGCCTCTCTGGCATCGAAGACCTCTACCCAGCGCAGTTGTCTGGGGGGATGCGCAAGCGAGTCAGCTTTGCCCGTGCCATTGTCGATAATCCGGAAGACCCCGATGATGATCCCTATCTCCTGCTTTACGATGAGCCAACGGCAGGGCTAGATCCCATTGCCTCGACAGTGATTGAGGATCTGATTCGTGAATTACAGGAGAAGACGGGTCATGCCTACGTTGTCGTGACCCACCAAAACAGTACGATTGAACACACGGGGGATCGCTTGATCCTGCTCTATCAAGGGCGCATTTATTGGGAGGGAACCCAAAGGGAAGCTCAGACAACAGATAATCCCTATTTGCGGCAGTTTCTCAGCGGCGATGTCAATGGTCCCATCCGCATCATTGATCAAGTGGGTACCGCTGCTCTATAA